From Pseudomonas sp. FP2335, the proteins below share one genomic window:
- the rpe gene encoding ribulose-phosphate 3-epimerase, which translates to MQPFVIAPSILSADFARLGEEVDNVLAAGADFVHFDVMDNHYVPNLTIGPMVCAALRKYGVTAPIDAHLMVSPVDRIVGDFIEAGATYITFHPEATQHVDRSLQLIREGGCKAGLVFNPATPLDVLKYVMDKVDMVLLMSVNPGFGGQKFIPGTLDKLREARALIDASGRDIRLEIDGGVNANNIREIAAAGADTFVAGSAIFNAPNYQDVIDKMRAELALARP; encoded by the coding sequence ATGCAGCCCTTCGTAATTGCTCCATCGATTCTCTCCGCCGATTTCGCCCGCCTGGGTGAGGAAGTGGACAACGTGTTGGCCGCCGGTGCCGACTTCGTGCACTTCGATGTCATGGACAACCACTACGTGCCCAACCTGACCATCGGTCCGATGGTCTGCGCGGCGCTGCGCAAGTACGGCGTCACTGCGCCGATCGACGCGCACCTGATGGTCAGCCCGGTGGACCGTATCGTCGGCGACTTCATCGAAGCCGGTGCGACCTACATCACCTTCCACCCGGAAGCCACGCAACACGTCGACCGCAGCCTGCAGCTGATCCGCGAGGGCGGCTGCAAGGCGGGCCTGGTGTTCAACCCGGCGACGCCGCTGGACGTGCTCAAGTACGTGATGGACAAGGTCGACATGGTCTTGCTGATGAGCGTCAACCCAGGCTTCGGCGGGCAGAAGTTCATCCCCGGCACCCTCGACAAGCTGCGCGAAGCCCGCGCGCTGATCGACGCGTCCGGCCGTGACATCCGCCTGGAAATCGACGGTGGGGTCAACGCCAACAACATCCGCGAAATCGCCGCCGCCGGCGCCGACACCTTTGTGGCCGGCTCGGCGATCTTCAACGCGCCGAACTATCAGGACGTCATCGACAAGATGCGCGCCGAACTGGCGCTGGCGCGTCCATGA
- a CDS encoding ABC transporter permease, protein MLSPYMSPVERVWFYSLRILCGLILLFLILPVLVIIPLSFNSGSFLVYPLQGFSLHWYQDFFGSAEWMRALKNSIIVAPAATVLAMVFGTLAAIGLTRGNFPGKALVMALVISPMVVPVVIIGVASYLFFAPLGLGNSFFSLIVVHAVLGVPFVIITVSATLQGFNHNLVRAAASLGASPLTAFRRVTLPLIAPGVISGALFAFATSFDEVVVTLFLAGPEQATLPRQMFSGIRENLSPTIAAAATLLIAFSVLLLLTLEWLRGRSEKLRTAQV, encoded by the coding sequence ATGCTGAGCCCTTATATGTCGCCCGTTGAGCGGGTTTGGTTCTACAGCTTGCGGATCCTCTGCGGCTTGATCCTGTTGTTCCTGATATTGCCGGTATTGGTGATCATCCCGCTGTCGTTCAACAGCGGCAGTTTCCTGGTGTATCCGTTGCAGGGGTTTTCGTTGCATTGGTATCAGGACTTCTTCGGCTCGGCCGAATGGATGCGTGCGCTGAAAAACAGCATCATCGTCGCCCCGGCGGCCACGGTGTTGGCGATGGTGTTCGGTACCCTGGCGGCGATTGGCCTGACCCGTGGCAATTTCCCCGGCAAGGCGCTGGTGATGGCCCTGGTGATTTCGCCGATGGTGGTGCCAGTGGTGATCATCGGCGTGGCCAGTTACCTGTTCTTTGCGCCGCTGGGCCTGGGTAACAGCTTTTTCTCGCTGATCGTGGTGCATGCGGTACTGGGCGTGCCGTTTGTGATCATCACCGTGTCGGCGACGTTGCAGGGCTTCAACCATAACCTGGTGCGGGCGGCGGCGAGCCTGGGTGCTTCGCCTTTGACCGCGTTCCGTCGGGTGACTTTGCCGCTGATTGCACCGGGGGTGATTTCCGGGGCGTTGTTTGCCTTTGCGACGTCGTTTGATGAGGTGGTGGTGACGCTGTTTCTGGCCGGGCCTGAGCAAGCGACGTTGCCGCGCCAGATGTTCAGCGGTATCCGCGAGAACCTCAGCCCGACGATTGCTGCTGCCGCGACGTTGTTGATTGCCTTCTCGGTACTGCTGTTGCTGACATTGGAATGGCTGCGCGGCCGCAGCGAAAAACTGCGTACCGCACAGGTCTAA
- a CDS encoding iron-containing alcohol dehydrogenase gives MSTSSFKIAHKLLTGAGAIEQLAFELTRLDVDNPLIVTDAALVKSGTVALALEHLGERSYEIFDRVLPDPEIAIVEDCMRAYREGGHDGLIGLGGGSAIDIAKSVAAYAGYHGALADLFGVDQVPRKGPPLIAIPTTAGTGSEVTNVAILSDKVAQLKKGIVSDYLLPDVALISPQMTLTCPRSVTAASGVDALVHAIESYLSLNASPITDALAIGAIKLIANALPKAYANPANLQARDDMATASLMAGMAFGNAGVGAVHALAYPLGGRFNIAHGVSNALLLPYVMHWNKLACVERMQEIAQAMGVNVTGMSAVDAADSAVEAMTRLCAAVEIPAGLRSFGVPEDAIPAMATEAAGIERLMRNNPRKLSAADIEKIYRAAY, from the coding sequence ATGAGTACTTCCTCATTCAAGATCGCCCACAAACTGCTCACCGGCGCTGGCGCCATCGAACAACTGGCGTTTGAACTCACGCGCCTGGATGTGGATAACCCGCTGATTGTCACCGACGCTGCGTTGGTCAAGTCCGGCACCGTGGCGCTGGCGCTCGAACACCTGGGCGAGCGCAGTTACGAAATATTCGACCGCGTACTGCCCGACCCGGAAATCGCCATCGTCGAAGACTGCATGCGCGCCTACCGCGAAGGCGGGCATGACGGGCTGATCGGCCTGGGCGGCGGCAGTGCCATCGACATTGCCAAAAGCGTAGCCGCCTATGCCGGTTACCACGGCGCGCTGGCGGATTTGTTCGGTGTCGACCAGGTGCCGCGCAAGGGGCCGCCGCTGATCGCGATCCCGACCACGGCCGGCACTGGTTCGGAAGTGACCAACGTGGCGATCCTTTCCGACAAGGTCGCGCAACTGAAAAAAGGCATCGTCAGCGACTATCTGTTGCCGGATGTCGCGCTGATCAGCCCGCAAATGACCCTCACCTGCCCGCGTAGCGTGACTGCCGCCAGTGGCGTGGATGCGCTGGTGCATGCCATCGAGTCGTACCTGTCGCTAAATGCCTCGCCGATCACCGATGCGCTGGCGATTGGCGCAATCAAGCTGATCGCCAACGCGTTGCCCAAGGCTTACGCCAACCCGGCCAACTTGCAGGCCCGAGATGACATGGCCACCGCCAGCCTGATGGCCGGCATGGCCTTTGGTAATGCCGGCGTGGGCGCAGTGCATGCGCTGGCGTACCCGTTGGGCGGGCGGTTCAATATTGCCCATGGGGTGAGCAATGCGCTGTTGCTGCCGTATGTGATGCACTGGAACAAGCTGGCATGCGTGGAGCGCATGCAGGAGATTGCCCAGGCCATGGGCGTGAATGTCACGGGGATGAGCGCCGTCGATGCGGCCGATAGCGCTGTCGAGGCGATGACGCGACTGTGTGCCGCAGTCGAGATCCCGGCGGGCCTGCGCAGCTTCGGGGTGCCCGAGGACGCCATCCCGGCCATGGCCACCGAAGCGGCGGGCATTGAGCGGCTGATGCGCAACAATCCGCGCAAGCTCAGCGCGGCCGACATCGAGAAAATCTACCGGGCTGCCTACTAG
- a CDS encoding phosphoglycolate phosphatase, translating into MSGFEQLFPGKLPRLVMFDLDGTLIDSVPDLAAAVDNMLLKLGRKPAGIEAVRMWVGNGVQMLVRRALANNIDAEGVDEVEAEHALELFNTAYEDGHELTVVYPGVRDTLKWLSKQGVEMALITNKPERFVAPLLDQMKIGRYFRWIIGGDTLPQKKPDPAALFFVMKMANIPASQSLFVGDSRSDVLAAKAAGVQCVALSYGYNHGRPIAEESPSLVIDDLRLLIPGCLGAGAEITLPDTDPSPSGNPIVVVTRKLWMKVIKALARWRWRA; encoded by the coding sequence ATGAGCGGCTTTGAGCAGCTGTTTCCCGGCAAACTGCCCCGGCTGGTGATGTTTGATCTGGACGGCACCCTGATCGACTCGGTGCCAGACCTGGCGGCGGCGGTGGACAACATGCTGCTCAAACTGGGGCGCAAGCCGGCGGGGATCGAGGCGGTACGCATGTGGGTCGGTAACGGCGTGCAGATGCTGGTACGCCGGGCCTTGGCCAATAACATCGATGCCGAGGGGGTCGATGAGGTCGAGGCCGAGCACGCGCTGGAACTGTTCAACACCGCCTATGAAGACGGCCACGAACTGACCGTGGTCTACCCCGGCGTACGTGACACCCTCAAGTGGTTGAGCAAGCAGGGCGTGGAAATGGCCCTGATCACCAACAAACCGGAGCGGTTCGTCGCGCCGCTGTTGGACCAGATGAAAATCGGCCGCTATTTCCGCTGGATCATCGGCGGCGATACCTTGCCGCAGAAGAAACCCGACCCGGCGGCGCTGTTTTTCGTGATGAAAATGGCCAATATTCCTGCCTCGCAGTCGCTGTTTGTCGGTGACTCGCGCAGTGACGTGCTGGCCGCAAAGGCCGCTGGCGTGCAGTGCGTGGCCTTGAGCTACGGCTATAACCACGGCCGCCCCATTGCCGAAGAGTCGCCGTCGCTGGTGATTGATGACCTGCGACTGCTAATCCCCGGTTGCTTGGGAGCGGGCGCTGAGATAACGTTGCCCGACACCGATCCGTCCCCTTCTGGAAATCCCATCGTGGTGGTCACTCGCAAACTCTGGATGAAAGTCATCAAGGCCCTGGCCCGCTGGCGTTGGCGCGCCTGA